From one Equus asinus isolate D_3611 breed Donkey chromosome 5, EquAss-T2T_v2, whole genome shotgun sequence genomic stretch:
- the IFFO2 gene encoding intermediate filament family orphan 2 produces the protein MVNSLLFGEMALAFGCPPGAGGGGVCPGGGGGGGGAGPGPSPVTAALRDDLGSNIHLLKGLNVRFRCFLAKVHELERRNRLLEKQLEQQQSERERRLRYKTFSREQAVQTGPELLQPPAPGGGHGSGAAAGANANALALGGLPPGGGSHPQHYGRLPGTIWSYTQVRRTGGGGVETVQGPGVSWVHPDGVGVQIDTITPEIRALYNVLAKVKRERDEYKRRWEEELAKRMNLQTMVDTLQEAAQEAEAIQEEMNEKIERLKAELVVFKGLMSDPMTDLDTKIQEKAMKVDMDICRRIDITAKLCDVAQQRNSEDVSKIFQVVPKKKERKVASDDDISEQDGEVNRFSDDEVGSMNITDEMKRMFNQLRETFDFDDDCDSLTWEENEDTLLLWEDFTNCNPTIDLQGEQDENLGNLIHETESFFKTRDKEYQETIGQIELELATAKSDMNRHLHEYMEMCSMKRGLDVQMETCRRLIKGSADRNSPSPSSVASSDSGSTDEIQDEFERDADVEPMVS, from the exons ATGGTGAACTCGCTGCTGTTCGGGGAGATGGCCTTGGCCTTCGGCTGCCCGccgggcgccggcggcggcgggGTCTGCcccggtggcggcggcggcggcggcggggccgggccggggccgtCGCCGGTGACGGCGGCGCTGCGGGACGACTTAGGCTCCAACATCCATCTCCTGAAGGGGCTCAACGTGCGCTTCCGCTGCTTCCTGGCCAAGGTGCACGAGCTGGAGCGGCGCAACCGGCTGCTGGAGAAGCAGCTGGAGCAGCAGCAGAGCGAGCGCGAGCGGCGGCTGCGCTACAAGACCTTCTCCCGCGAGCAGGCCGTGCAGACCGGGCCCGAGCTGCTGCAGCCGCCCGCTCCCGGCGGCGGGCACGGCAGCGGCGCGGCGGCCGGCGCCAACGCCAACGCGCTGGCCCTGGGCGGCCTGCCCCCCGGCGGCGGCTCGCACCCGCAGCACTACGGCCGCCTGCCCGGGACCATCTGGAGCTACACGCAGGTGCGGCGCacgggcggcggcggcgtggaGACCGTGCAGGGCCCCGGCGTGTCGTGGGTGCACCCCGACGGCGTGGGCGTGCAGATCGACACCATCACGCCCGAGATACGCGCGCTCTACAACGTGCTGGCCAAGGTGAAGCGCGAGCGCGACGAGTACAAGCGGAG gtgggaggaggagctggccaAGCGCATGAACCTGCAGACCATGGTGGACACGCTGCAGGAG GCGGCGCAGGAGGCCGAGGCCATCCAGGAGGAGATGAACGAGAAGATCGAGCGGCTCAAGGCCGAGCTGGTGGTGTTTAAGGGGCTCATGAGTGAT CCCATGACAGACCTGGACACAAAGATCCAAGAAAAGGCCATGAAGGTGGACATGGACATCTGCCGCCGAATCGATATCACGGCCAAGCTGTGCGATGTCGCACAGCAGCGGAACTCGGAAGACGTGTCCAAGATCTTCCAG GTGGTCCCCAAAAAGAAAGAGCGTAAGGTCGCTTCGGACGATGACATCTCAGAGCAGGACGGGGAGGTGAACCGGTTCTCGGATGACGAGGTCGGCTCCATGAACATCACAGACGAGATGAAACGCATGTTTAATCAGCT GCGGGAGACCTTTGACTTTGACGACGACTGTGACAGCCTGACGTGGGAGGAGAATGAAGACACGCTGCTGCTCTGGGAGGACTTTACCAACTGCAACCCGACCATCGACCTGCAGGGCGAG CAAGATGAAAACCTGGGCAACTTGATCCATGAGACTGAATCCTTCTTCAAGACGAGAGACAAGGAGTACCAGGAAACCATAGGCCAGATTGAG CTGGAGCTGGCCACAGCCAAGAGCGACATGAACCGACACTTGCATGAGTACATGGAGATGTGCAGCATGAAGCGTGGCCTCGACGTGCAGATGGAGACCTGCCGCCGGCTCATCAAAGGCTCTGCGGACAG GAATTCACCGTCCCCCAGCTCCGTGGCCAGCAGTGACTCAGGAAGTACAGATGAGATCCAGGACGAGTTTGAGCGGGATGCGGACGTGGAGCCCATGGTCAGCTGA